The Syngnathus typhle isolate RoL2023-S1 ecotype Sweden linkage group LG6, RoL_Styp_1.0, whole genome shotgun sequence genome has a window encoding:
- the gpr184 gene encoding G protein-coupled receptor 184, which translates to MNKSSEENLTAVCVKIGDSVISDLLMSVYILAFILGLLFNILTLGPILQQVRRQNVLGIFLLSLSLSDMLFIFTMPLWINYYHWNHQWKLGVNSCSVAGFVYYSNMYISIYLLCCISVDRCLVVTFPLRSKTQRTSCYAWAQCVVVYATVTLLHVMVLFNDNLTDAHDGRDDRCYETYPMERPVALFNLLRVGTGFLLPLLVLAISYWRVLATVGQSPGLNAQVKRKVRLLSFGVIGIFSVCFAPYHILLLTRSLVFYIRPDDYCQFEQKMHFAFSCTLALSSLNCVVDPVLYVLVSNGIREDVKVCWQRRKRTQMTECTASKRKAAKLNQQII; encoded by the coding sequence ATGAACAAGAGCAGTGAGGAAAACCTGACAGCGGTGTGCGTTAAAATCGGCGACAGCGTCATTAGTGACCTCCTGATGAGCGTCTACATCCTGGCCTTCATCTTGGGCTTGCTCTTCAACATCCTCACCCTGGGCCCCATTTTGCAACAAGTGCGCCGGCAGAACGTCCTGGGGATCTTCTTGCTCAGCTTGTCGCTCTCCGATATGCTTTTCATCTTCACCATGCCCCTCTGGATCAACTACTACCACTGGAACCACCAGTGGAAGCTGGGCGTCAATTCGTGCAGCGTGGCCGGGTTTGTCTACTACTCCAACATGTACATCAGCATCTACCTGCTGTGCTGCATCTCTGTGGACCGCTGCCTGGTGGTCACGTTCCCACTGCGCTCCAAAACCCAGCGGACCTCGTGCTACGCCTGGGCGCAGTGCGTCGTCGTCTACGCGACGGTCACGCTGCTCCACGTCATGGTGCTGTTCAACGACAACCTCACCGACGCCCACGACGGACGGGACGACCGCTGTTACGAGACCTACCCCATGGAGAGACCCGTGGCGTTGTTCAACCTGCTCCGCGTGGGCACCGGCTTCTTGCTCCCCCTGTTGGTGCTGGCCATCAGCTACTGGAGGGTGCTGGCAACGGTGGGCCAGAGTCCCGGCCTGAACGCCCAGGTCAAGCGCAAGGTCCGCCTGCTCTCCTTCGGGGTGATTGGGATCTTCTCCGTCTGCTTCGCGCCGTACCACATCCTGCTGCTCACGCGCTCGCTGGTCTTCTACATCAGGCCCGACGACTACTGCCAGTTTGAGCAGAAGATGCACTTTGCCTTCTCGTGCACGCTGGCCCTGTCCAGCCTGAACTGCGTGGTGGACCCCGTGCTCTACGTGCTGGTCAGCAACGGAATTCGAGAGGACGTCAAAGTGTGCTGGCAAAGGCGGAAAAGGACACAGATGACCGAGTGCACTGCTTCCAAACGAAAGGCGGCAAAGTTGAATCAGCAAATCATATGA